The sequence TCCCTTGATGCTTAAACATCACTACTCTCCGGCATTGGCTTCGGGGTCTATCGCTGCGAGCGGTACACTTGGGCAGCTTATCCCTCCCTCTATCATTCTCATTATTCTAGGGGATCAGATGCATCTCTCTGTAGGTGACCTTTTTCGTGCAGCAGTAGTGCCGGGGCTTTTGCTTATTGGTCTCTATATCATCTATATTCTTTTCATCTCATATCTGAACAAAGAGAGCGCACCTGCGATTGTCTCAGAAGAAGCATATGGTAAAGTGTTGAAAGAGGCATGTAAAGAGATCATTCCTCCTCTGTTGCTCATAGGTGTAGTACTGGGTTCCATCTTCGCCGGTATCGCTTCTCCTTCAGAATCGGCTGCCATAGGCGTTTTGGGTGCGATGCTACTGGCATGGGGTAAAAAGAATTTTTCGTATGAAACACTGCGCTATGCAGCGATAGAGACAGTCAAACTCACCGCGATGATCTTTATGATACTCATAGGGGCCACAGCTTTTTCACTGGTCTTCAACGAGCTTGGGGGCGGAGATATGGCGATGGCATTCTTTTCATCTGACGGGGGATTTGGAGAGATGGACGACAAGTGGATGTTCATCCTTATTGCCATGCTGGTTATTTTCTTGTTGGGTTTCTTTATCGATTTTATTGAGATCGCTTTTGTGGTTGTACCTATTTTAGTGCCTATCGTGGCATCTTTGGCTATAGACCCTGTGTGGTTTGCCATACTTATAGCGATGAACCTGCAGGCATCATTCTTGACACCTCCATTCGGTTTCGCACTTTTTTACCTTAAGGGTGCTGCAGGGAACAAAGTAACTACCGGATCCATATACAAGGGTGTCATACCTTTTATAGGATTACAGCTCTTGGCACTGATGATCATCCTCTTTTATCCGGATCTGATCTATCTGTTCGGGAAGTAGTATCATAGATGGTAAAGCATAAGGGAGAAGGATAATATGACGGCAAGAGAAGCGATTAAAATATTGGAAGATAGAATGAATGCAGCTGTGCTAGGGCAGGAGCATATCATTTCGAGATTGATCATGGCACTGCTTGCTGACGGTAATATACTTGTAGAAGGGTTGCCGGGACTGGCGAAGACCAGGGCTGTACGTGCGATGGCAGATGCAATAGAAGGGAAGTTTTCACGTATACAGTTCACGCCTGACCTACTTCCTTCAGATGTGATAGGATCTCAATTATTACAAAATGAGGAGGGGAAACAAACTTTCCATTTTCACCCGGGTCCGATCTTCGGAAATATCATTCTGGCAGATGAGATCAACCGTGCCCCTGCCAAAATACAATCAGCCATGCTTGAAGCGATGGAAGAACGGCAGGTGACCGTGGCTGGAAAAACCTATAAACTTCCTGAACTCTTTATCGTGATGGCCACACAGAATCCTTTGGAACAGGAAGGAACTTTCCCCTTGTCAGAGGCACAGAAAGACCGGTTTTTTATGCATGTGAAGATCGACTATGCGAAAATGGATGCAGAATTTCAAATGATCAAAATGATACAAGACGAGAGGTTCAGTGACCCTGCCCCTCAAACAAAGATCTCCCAGGAGAGGATCTTTGCGGCACGCCGTGAGGTTGCGCAAGTCAAATTCAGTGATGCACTTGGTCATTACATGGTAGAGTTGGTCTTTGCAACACGTTATCCGCTCAGGTACAGTAAACAGCTTGATGTAATGATCGATGTGGGGGTAAGCCCGCGTGCAACCCTAGCATTGACACAGTGTGCACAAGCCAATGCATGGATGCATGGCAGAGATGAAATGAGAGTAGAAGATATAAAAGCTGTCATCCATGATGTGTTCCATCATCGTCTGGTCATCAGTGAACATGCCCTTCAGAATAAAAGAACACCAGAAGGGATCATAGATATTATCCTGGAGCAGGTACCATTCCCAAAGCATTAGGTAAAGAGTCGACTGAAGAGTGATCCCTGTTTAAAGAGAAATAGTTTATCCTAATCTTGGTTCCCAACGGTTAGGTAAGAGTTCATTTAGAGTCATATATGTTTCTTCAGAGAGATATACTTTGGTATGGATATTCTTCTTATCGATTTGAAACATCAATTCTCTGCATCGTCCACATGGCGGCCTGATGGAGTCTGAACTTACAGCCACGATCATTTCGATCTGTGTCTCTCTGTACTTTAGCATTTGGGCAATCGCCGAATGTTCTGCACAAAACCCGATACCACAGGCTATATCAATGTTAATACCTGTGTAAAGATTTCCCTGACTTGTCAAAAGTGCAGCAGCAACGGATCCTGCAGAATAGTTATCGCTACTTAGCGTATATTCTCCGAGTATCTTGTGTGCCTCTTCAATCAATTTTTTTGCGTTCACACTACCCCTTTGTATGTGTAGTTCTTCTCTTGGCAGTATATCAAAATATTCGTACTATTTAAAAAAGAAGAAAACAGAGTTCTTACAGTAAAATACATACATGGAACAACATATAAAATTAGAACTTAAACAAACTACTGTAGAAAATCTCAAGAGTTTTTCTGAGATACTCAACAAAGACATCAACACAATGCTTGAAGAGGCATTGGAAGAGTACTTCGAGTCTCAGCAGCAGAAGCTTATGGAGAAAAATCTTTTCGATGAGAATGCCATGACGAACCTGGACTTCGATGAATTTTGGGATGATCTGGATATTTAGGTGAAAGAGGCACTCAGTGAAGTTTTAGGCCAGGATGTAAAACGTTTGGACCTGCTGCAGCAAGGCCAGATCGGAAGCATATACGTTGCCAGTGTAGAAGATCGGCGTTATGTCGTAAAGCATTCTGAACAGACAGAAAAACTGGCTATAGAAGCACATATGCTTGAGGATCTGTATGCAGCTAAGATACGTGTGCCCCGTGTGATCATCTCTAAAGGACCTTTTTTAGTACTTGAGCATATTGAAACCATTGATCAACCTAAAGTGACACAAGAGATAGAAGCTGCAACGCTTTTAAGCAGACTGCACACTGAAACCAACGAAAGTCGTATGTATGGCTACTATTACGACACGACCATCGGTCCATTCCCCCAAAAAAATGAGCAAACCCAATACAACTGGACACTTTTCCTGGGACAGATGCGTATTATGCCCATGGCACGGCACTGTTACGACAAAGGGAAAATACCAAAGCAGATGGTTGACCGATTGGAAGGTCTGTGTCGAGATCTCTATAAACGGATAGATATGTGTACCATTTATCCTTCATTGCTGCATGGTGATGTCTGGAGCGGGAATGTGCTTTTTGAGAAAGAGGGGGCTTGCCTCATCGATCCTGCCATTTACTATGGGGACAAAGAGATGGAGTTGGCTTTTATACTGCTCTTTGGTACGTTTGGAGAGACGTTTTTTAATGCCTACCGGGAGATACACACTCTCAGTGACGATTTTTATGAAAATAAAGTACCGATCTATCAGATATACCCGCTTTTGGTACATGTTGCATTGTATGGTGGCAGTTATGTAGGAGAACTAGAACGTACACTTAAAAGGTTAAAGATATGAACAAATGGAAGATAAAATCCACAATCAAAGAGATCACTATCGCCTTGGTACTTTTGTTTATAGTGAGCAGTATCATCAGTTATATTCGTGCCCCTGATCTCGGATCAAACCAGCTGCCCCAGATAGAAGCAACACTTGTAGATGGCAGTATTTTTAGCATTAGGAAAGGGAAACCGTTACTCATCCATTTTTGGTCAACATCCTTTTTGTGAAAAAAATAAATAAGTACAATCAATGAAGTAAATATCTATTTTTGTAAAATTTTAAAAGTATAATTAAATGAATATTTTATAAAGGAAATTAAATGATTTATCCTAAGAAGTCAGCAACAGGACAAGCAGGTGAACACTACTTTTCTTATTGGGTACTTAAGAATTTCCAGTGGCCTTGTAGATTATTTGATATAGATCTAGGTATTGATGCCCAAGTTGAAATTTTAGATAATAATAATCACACAACAGGTAACTTTATAGCTGTTCAAATTAAAACAACTGACTCAACAAAAACTAGTGTACCAGTCAAGGTGGAGAATCTTAAATATTGGGAATCGATAGATGATGCAGTAGTTTTGGTATTAATATGTATGAAGAAAAAGCCTAAAATTTATTGGAAGCTTATTAATGATAAAGAAATTTCTAAATATATTAAGAAGGCTAAAGTCACAAATCAGAAATCAATTTCTATTAAATTTTCAAAAGAGAATAAATTATCTAAAATGGATAAAAGTGATTTTTCAATATTACCTTATAAAGGAGACTACTATTATTTAGGAGCACTTTTAACAGAAATTAAAGATCAATGCAAAGAAATAAAACAAGACATAAAGCATGATTGTGACACTGTGTGTCTTCAGAGTATACTAGAAACCTTTAATAGTATTTGTTTTACTTTTGATGAAGTTGACCAGTTAATATTTAAATATCCAAAAATAAATTTTTATTCAATAAATATTGAAGATGTAAAAAAGTTATATCAAGAAGTGAAGGAAATCCTTCATGAGATTTTATGGCAAATGTTTGATGCGAATCCTGAAACCAAATCAGATATGGATAAAGACTACAATAATTCAAGTTATCATAAAGAACTAAGAGCCATGATTGAAAGTAGATATTTATAATTTCAATTAGTAAGAATACAAAATTTATTACAGATATTAAAACAAATAGGTAACATTTAGCTAAATCCAGTTACATTCAAATTAAAGGCCCATTTTACGTATAGTAGTAGTTTACATAGTTTTTTATTTATGATATAATATAATTTATTTTTATAAAAAATACTTTTTTATAAAAAAACCTTTACTTTTTCCTCATTTTCCCAATATAATTTTAAAGTAAAACATTAAAAATTAGTCACCTTTTTATTTTGATATATGGCTAAAAAACTTTTATGAGTTATTCAATGTTGCAAATATATTTTATTGTCGAAAGGGAAAAAAGAAGTATATAATGGGAAAATTAAAAGAGTTAAAGTTTCCAACTATACAGTTAGATGAAAGAAACGATAATAGACGTATCCATTTTGATTATGTAGATGATCTATATGCCAAAAAACATTATGGAGAATACATTATCGTAAAACATTCTGAAGCAGAGAATATTTCTACATCAAGAGTTTATCTCTCAAATGATGCCCAAGTTGAATATTATTTAGGTAGAAAAAAACGTGGTGATAAACTATTCAATTGTGTACCTGCAGTAGGTAAAGTTAATCTTTTTGATCTGTTTCCTCAATATAAAACCTTTATCAAAAGTACAATATCTTACATAATACAAGATAGACAACATTCTTCTACAGTTATGCATTATTTAATTGGTTTTAATATCTTTTTATCAGCATTGAAATCTCATGACATTGTGATAAACGAATTTAAAGAAATTACAAATGAGCACCATGCTTTAACCTACAATTATATAAAAGTAACTGAAGGTACAAACAACTACACCATGAGGAATGTACGCAGTTTTTTTGGTGTGGTAGAACTAAATTTAGAGCATTTTATTACAACTCGTATACCTCGTTTGGGAATAGACAATTCTATTTTAGCTCTTTCATCAACTGTATCATTTCAGATTTCTTATTTTTCAGAAGTAGAGATATCAAAAATTATTAAACGAGTAAATGAATATAAAGAGTGGATGAAAGAATATGAGAATATAGAATTATTTAGTTTAAAAAATTTAGCAAAAACATACTATGAATCACAAGGAAGTACCGAGAAAAGGCCTTTTGGTGTAACTGTTAATAGTATTTGTATTGATTTACATGGTATTAATCTAAAGTATTGGATACGTAGATCTAGACGAGAATATGTATATAAAAACTTATATCAAAAAAAAATGCATGAAGAGATGCTAGAGTACTGCAAAGATGGAACAAATATTGACGTTGTCGATGAAAAAATGTATGCATTTTGGCATAAAGAAATTTATCCTGATTGGCCTTTTACTAGAACTTTAGCAAAAAAATTTGACTCATCACAAATAAAATATTTTAGATATAGATATGCAGAAAAATTAGGGATAGATCTAAATAATTTTGATTCTCGTATTTATCCATCAGGAGCTGAAATTTATCCTCTTATTTTATTACTATTGATATGGGAAGGAATGAATACAGAAGTTTTAAAAAATTGGAGAGTGAAAAAAAATAAGAAAGGCGAATTCAAAATTGGAAATGAGACAAGTATAGGTTTATTGATTGAAAGTACGAAAGCACGATCTAACTCAATTCAAGCAAATGTTCTTAGTAATTCGTCTAATTTTAAAAAGTATATTGATTTTTATTTGAAATGGCTTACACCTATTTATGAAAATTCTGGAAAAGATAATTTTTTTCAGTATATCTATCTGAAAGATAAAGAAGAGCCTCTAAGAATATGGAAGAGCAGTGCATTTTTTAATAATCTGAAACATTCAAAAGACTCTTTATTCGCTAAATATGAGATTTTAGAAACAAGCGGTACTAAAGTTCAGTATATTGACCATAGACGGATAAGACCATATACAAACTATAGAGATGCCATGGCAGATTATAGTGAATTTAAAAGGCAAATGAAAAAGGGGCATGAAAATATAGATACCCTAAAACATTATGAAAATTCAAAAGAATGGATAGGAGATAAGAAACATAGGATCGCAAGAACACAGAATTTAATAGTGAAAATCCTAAGAGATGATGAAGATAAATATGAAGAAAAAATTCAAAACTTATTTAATGGTCCATTAGCAGATTGTGAAGATCCTAAAAAACCAGACCATCCAGATGCTTTAACTCTTAAAAAGAATGAAATTTGTAGTGATTGGTTTAAGTGTTTAACAATGTGTGGGAAAGCTAATGTTGTTCCCAAAGTACATGGCCCAGTAATTTATGCTTGGATTTTATATATGGAAGAAGAATATGAAAATTATTTTAGTTATGCAGACTGGGAGAAAGAATATTCAATGGATTATATGGCAGCAGTAAATACTTTTGGAGGGTTTACATTTCATGAAAAGAATTATTCTGAAGAAAATGCATATAAGCATGAAGAGTTTGTAAAAAGAAAATTTAAACGTAAAATGAAAATAAGAGCTTGATGAATGAAACATATAAAAAAATATCTTAATCAATTAAAGAGTTGTCTTACAGAAGAAGAGGTTTGGGATTTGATGAAAGGTCGAGTTTTTCCTGGGTCAGACAATTCAAGATTTGAAGAAGATATGATACAGTTGCCCACAAGTACAGGATACTATAGTGGTGTATCTATTAATGTGGATAATAAACTTTTAGATTTGGCTTGTAGGGTAATCCTTTTTTTGAAGTTGGACGGGGAAATATCAAATCTACCAAGAAATTCGGGGAAGAAAACTTATGCATCACATATAAGATATTTTTTGAGTAATATGTCTGATCTAC is a genomic window of Sulfurovum sp. XGS-02 containing:
- a CDS encoding MoxR family ATPase, producing MTAREAIKILEDRMNAAVLGQEHIISRLIMALLADGNILVEGLPGLAKTRAVRAMADAIEGKFSRIQFTPDLLPSDVIGSQLLQNEEGKQTFHFHPGPIFGNIILADEINRAPAKIQSAMLEAMEERQVTVAGKTYKLPELFIVMATQNPLEQEGTFPLSEAQKDRFFMHVKIDYAKMDAEFQMIKMIQDERFSDPAPQTKISQERIFAARREVAQVKFSDALGHYMVELVFATRYPLRYSKQLDVMIDVGVSPRATLALTQCAQANAWMHGRDEMRVEDIKAVIHDVFHHRLVISEHALQNKRTPEGIIDIILEQVPFPKH
- a CDS encoding cytidine deaminase, with protein sequence MNAKKLIEEAHKILGEYTLSSDNYSAGSVAAALLTSQGNLYTGINIDIACGIGFCAEHSAIAQMLKYRETQIEMIVAVSSDSIRPPCGRCRELMFQIDKKNIHTKVYLSEETYMTLNELLPNRWEPRLG
- a CDS encoding fructosamine kinase family protein encodes the protein MKEALSEVLGQDVKRLDLLQQGQIGSIYVASVEDRRYVVKHSEQTEKLAIEAHMLEDLYAAKIRVPRVIISKGPFLVLEHIETIDQPKVTQEIEAATLLSRLHTETNESRMYGYYYDTTIGPFPQKNEQTQYNWTLFLGQMRIMPMARHCYDKGKIPKQMVDRLEGLCRDLYKRIDMCTIYPSLLHGDVWSGNVLFEKEGACLIDPAIYYGDKEMELAFILLFGTFGETFFNAYREIHTLSDDFYENKVPIYQIYPLLVHVALYGGSYVGELERTLKRLKI
- a CDS encoding DUF4365 domain-containing protein, which gives rise to MIYPKKSATGQAGEHYFSYWVLKNFQWPCRLFDIDLGIDAQVEILDNNNHTTGNFIAVQIKTTDSTKTSVPVKVENLKYWESIDDAVVLVLICMKKKPKIYWKLINDKEISKYIKKAKVTNQKSISIKFSKENKLSKMDKSDFSILPYKGDYYYLGALLTEIKDQCKEIKQDIKHDCDTVCLQSILETFNSICFTFDEVDQLIFKYPKINFYSINIEDVKKLYQEVKEILHEILWQMFDANPETKSDMDKDYNNSSYHKELRAMIESRYL